GGAGCGCCCGGCGGCGGCGCCACAGGGCCGCCTCCCAGCGCTGCGCGGCCCGGGCCCGCGGGGCGCTGGAAGCCCCGGGGGGCCGGGCTGGCCCGGCGAGGGCGACGAAGAGGGTGGTCATGGCGGCGAGGGCGGCGAAGACCCCCGCGGCCATGGCCAGCCCGAACTCCCGCATCCCGGGAAAGCTCGAGGCACACAAGGCCAGGAAGGCCGCCGCCGTGGTGACTCCGCCCAGGGCGACGCTGCGCCCCACAATCCGGTACAGGTCCTCCAGGGATTCGGCGCTCCGATGGCGCAGGCCGTTGTGCAGATGGATGCCGTAGTCGACTGCCAGGCCGCACAGGACAGCGGCAAACCCCGCCGTCACGGCATGGAGCCGGCCCGGGTAGAGGGACAAGAGCCCCAATCCAAGCAGGAGTGACGCCCCCAGGCTCGCGGCCAGGGCGGCGAGGACCCGCAGGCGCCGGAAGAAGAGCCAGAAGAGCCCCAGGACTCCCGCAAGGCTTATCGCCAGGGTGCCAGCGATGTCGCCTTTCAGGGCTTGGGCCTCCTCCGCCGCGATGAAGGGGCCGCCCGTGAACCCCCCGCGAAGTCCCTCCACCCCAGGCTCGCCCAGGCTCCTGCGAGAGGCCTCCTCGGCGGCCCGCAGGTCCGCCGCAAACGCCTGGGCGGACCGGAGGTTGCCCGCCGCCTCCCGGGGCAGTACCGTGACCAGCACCCGATAGCGCCCGTCCACCTCCCGCCCCCAGTAGCCCGCGCTGTCGAGGCCCGACGGCCGCGGGAGGGCGGAGAGCCCGCGCCCGAGGGACGCCTGGAGGCCCAGGGGATCCCTCTGGATCCACGCGGCGGCGCGGGCCCCCACCGGGCTCAAGAGCGCCTGACGAGCCCGGGCGAGGGAGCCCGGGAAGGTTTCGGGGTCGAGCCTTCGGCGGACCTCGGCCAGGCCCTCGTCGTCGAGGAAGAAGACCGATTGGGGCGGGGCCCCGGCCGCGGCCGCCGCTTCGCGGGGAAATCCCGCCAGCACGTGGGAGACCCGGGGAGACTTCCGGGCTTCGCGGGCGAAGGCGTCGGCGTAGGCGTGGGCCTGGGCCGGGCTCGGCGCCTCCAGGAGCCCGAAGGCCGTCTCCAGGGTTCCGAAGATCTGCCCAGCCTCCACCACCTCCGAGAGCCCGGGTAAGGCGGACGGCAGCAGGCGGAAGAGGTCGGTCTCGATGCGCAGGCCGGCAAGGGCGGCCCCGGCCAGGGCCAGGGCCAGGGCGAAGGCGCCGACCAGGCGGCGGGGCCGCTCCTGGAGGCGGGCGAGCGTGCGGGCGATCACGGGGGAGCCTTCCGGCCGGCGGCCAGGCGACGGCCGACGCGAACGAGGGGGGCGAGCTTGCCGTAGATGAGCAAGAAGAAGCCCGCCAGGCCGGCGGCGAACCCCAGGGGCCAGTGGGAGGCCAACCAGGCCAGCGCTGCCGAGGTCCCGTAGAAGAAAAAGAGGGTCAGGGCCAGGCTCCGCCAGTAGGGATCGCGGCGGGCGCTCACGACACCCCGAGCACGGCCGCCGCCGGGCCGTAGGGAAAGCGGGGGAGCAGCCAGCGCAGCCGCTCCTCGGTGGCGCCGAGCCGGAAGTAGTGGGCGAAGCGCTTGCCCAGGGGCAGAGGGATGCGCGGCTGTCCGGGGTCGAACTCCCAGGGGTGGAGGTAGACCACGTGGGGCCACCCCTTCCGGTTGGCGGCCCGCAGCACCTCCACCACGAACCAGTAGGGGGTCACCCGCAGGGGAAGCCCGCCGGAGACCGGCAGGTGCTCCCAGAAACAGCGCATGGTGGTGAGGGGGAGCTCCAGCACGTCCCCGGCCGCGGTCTCCACCAGGTGGGGCCAGGGCGGCACGCTGCGATCCCCCATGCCCGTGAGGGGCACGGTGCTCGCGTCGTAGGAAAGGCCCGCCCGGGCCAGCGCCTCGAACGCCCACCAGGTGGAGCGGCGCAGACTCCACTGGGGTGCCCGAAAGCCCAGGATCCGTCGGCCCGTGAGGGACGACAGGCTCTCGAGGCTCCGGCCCAGGTCCTCGGCGAAGGCCTCCGGGGTGAGGTCGTCCAGGCGCCGGTGGGCGTCGCCGTGGGAGGCCACCTCGTGGCCGCGGCGGGCGATGTCGCGCACCAACTCGGGGGCTTCCCGGGCGATGGACCCGAGGACGAAGAAGGTGGCGGTGACCCGGTGCTCCCCCAGGAGGTCCAGGATCCGGCCCAGCCCCACGTGGACCCGCGATTCGAGGGACGTGGGGGGGAGCCCCTGGCGCCCCTCGACCCCGCACACGTGGTACCAGTCCTCCACGTCCACGGTGAGCGCGTTCAGCACGGGGTCACCGCCGCAGCCACGCCCAGACCTCCGGGGTGCCGAGCGCCAGCCCCCAAGCGGCCAGGGAGGTCCAGAAGGGCAGCGGATCGGCTGGGTCCCAGAGGAAGTCCCCGTGGCTCTCCTCCCCCAGCACGTCCCAGGGGATCTCGCCCCGGCGCAGGCGCTGCCAGGCGTGCGCGAGCTCCCCGTAGACGGTCCAGCGCAGGCGCACGCCCTCCCGGCAGGCGAAGGCCGGGGGCGGGTCCCGGCCCAGCGAGAGCTCCCAGAGAAGGGCCGGAAAGTCGATGCCCGCGCGCACCGCCAGGGCCACCGAGCCCCACAGGCGCGGGTTCACCTCCAGGAGGCGCGGGGTACCGTCGGCGGGGTGGACCTTGAACTCGAGGTTCACCAGGCCCTGCCACGGGAGGCGCGGCTCTCCCTCCACGTAGCGGCGGGCCAGGGCCACCAGGTCTGGGCGGTGCACGCTCTCGGCGCAGGTCGAGACCCCCCCCGAAGCGGGATACTCGCGGAGCTTCCGGTGGACGAAGGCGGCCCGGCACCGGCCCCGGGCGTCGTAGAGCAGCGAGACCCCGAAGCCGTTTCGCCGGCCGGGGACGAGGGACTGGAGGACCAGCGGCCCGAAGCGGCGCTCCAGGTTCCGGGCGAGGGGGCCGGCCTCCGGCCCCCCCCGCAGGCGGCGCAGCCCCCGGGCCCCGGTGCCCCGGCGGGGCTTGAGGACCCACTCCCCCCCGGGGGGGAGCCGGTCGCCCGGACCGAAGGAGCGGGTGGCGGGGGTGGGGATGCCCACCGCCTGGGCCCGCTCGGCGGCCCGGAGCTTGTCGCCTGCGTCCTCCAGGGGGCCGGGGGGCGGCACGGGGATCCACGCGGCGCAGGGGCGGCCCTCGCGGGCCCGGCTCAGGGCCAGGCAGCTCGCCTCCTCGGTGGGGAGGAGCAGGCTGTAGGCCCGCGAGGCCGCCTGCCGGAAGGCCCAGGCGGCAAACGCCTCGGGGGCCCGGGTCGGGTCCGGCGAGCGCAGCCGGCGCCGGCAGTGGCGGGAGAACCCGGCGGGGGCCACCCGGCGGGGATCGGACACGTCCGCGGCGGCCCCGGCGCGGCCCAGGGCCCGCACCGCCGCCACCGTCTTTCGCCAGTACCCGTCGGTCACCAGGGCGGCAACCTGCGCACCCGCGGGGCGGCTCATGGCTCGCGTGACAGGCCGTAGCCGCCGAAGCCGCGGGCCATGGAACCCACCACCCGGAGGGTGTCGGCGCAGGGCTCGAAGTGGCTGAGCCGTCGGCTCTCGTCGCTGTAGATGGTTCGCACGGGCTCGGCCGCCAGTCGAAAGCCGTTGCGGGCGGCGTAGAGGAGGAGCTCCATCTCGGTCTCGTAGCGCCCGGGAGTGAGACGGGGCAACACCCGGGAGAGGAAACGCGCGCCGTAGACCCGGTAGCCCGACTGGCAGTCCCGGATCCCGGTTTGCGAAAGCCACGCGAACGCCCGCCCCGAGAGCGCGTTTCCGACCCAGCTGCGGAGCGGGGCCGTCTTCCGCGAGACTTCCCGCACGCCGATCACCAGGTCCGCGCCGGCAGCGGCGTCGAGAAGCCGGGGAATGTCGGCGGGGTCGTGCTGGCCGTCCCCGTCCAGGGTCAGCACCTTCTCGAATCCGCGGTACAGGGCCCAGCGAAACCCCGTGAGCAGCGCCGCGCCCTTGCCGCGGTTGGCGGCGTGGGTGAGGACCGGAACCCCCGTGGCGGCCAGGTGCGCGCTCGTGCCGTCGGTGGAGCCGTCGTCCACCGCCACCACCGACCCGAGCCGAGCCCGGGCGCCCTCCACCACCGGCACGCAGGCGGCCCCCACGTTGTAGCACGGGATCAGCCCGAGGACGGAGG
Above is a genomic segment from Thermodesulfobacteriota bacterium containing:
- a CDS encoding MMPL family transporter; protein product: MIARTLARLQERPRRLVGAFALALALAGAALAGLRIETDLFRLLPSALPGLSEVVEAGQIFGTLETAFGLLEAPSPAQAHAYADAFAREARKSPRVSHVLAGFPREAAAAAGAPPQSVFFLDDEGLAEVRRRLDPETFPGSLARARQALLSPVGARAAAWIQRDPLGLQASLGRGLSALPRPSGLDSAGYWGREVDGRYRVLVTVLPREAAGNLRSAQAFAADLRAAEEASRRSLGEPGVEGLRGGFTGGPFIAAEEAQALKGDIAGTLAISLAGVLGLFWLFFRRLRVLAALAASLGASLLLGLGLLSLYPGRLHAVTAGFAAVLCGLAVDYGIHLHNGLRHRSAESLEDLYRIVGRSVALGGVTTAAAFLALCASSFPGMREFGLAMAAGVFAALAAMTTLFVALAGPARPPGASSAPRARAAQRWEAALWRRRRALLAATAAALGAVVWFGWPRTAFEPNLRRLAAAGETWRVQEDILELFGNRLEPLLFRWQGASLAEGLEAMALLRERALGSEQVDHAETPLLFLPDPRGIRRASDALGHLDPDALCRDLKAAAAANGLVPDAFEAACGQVRDLLTVVGRPAEEASAMSLLPQALGGAWERRFVRRSPQGVDLAAYVYPRERLTDPARAGELAAALAADGPAWTMSGVGLLAGPLERLLAADLGRSTVLACAVVAAVALLGLRSPTRALLALLPAALASGATFGLLGLLGIPLNPMNFVAVPLVLGLGIDDG
- a CDS encoding polysaccharide deacetylase family protein, yielding MLNALTVDVEDWYHVCGVEGRQGLPPTSLESRVHVGLGRILDLLGEHRVTATFFVLGSIAREAPELVRDIARRGHEVASHGDAHRRLDDLTPEAFAEDLGRSLESLSSLTGRRILGFRAPQWSLRRSTWWAFEALARAGLSYDASTVPLTGMGDRSVPPWPHLVETAAGDVLELPLTTMRCFWEHLPVSGGLPLRVTPYWFVVEVLRAANRKGWPHVVYLHPWEFDPGQPRIPLPLGKRFAHYFRLGATEERLRWLLPRFPYGPAAAVLGVS
- a CDS encoding ATP-grasp domain-containing protein gives rise to the protein MSRPAGAQVAALVTDGYWRKTVAAVRALGRAGAAADVSDPRRVAPAGFSRHCRRRLRSPDPTRAPEAFAAWAFRQAASRAYSLLLPTEEASCLALSRAREGRPCAAWIPVPPPGPLEDAGDKLRAAERAQAVGIPTPATRSFGPGDRLPPGGEWVLKPRRGTGARGLRRLRGGPEAGPLARNLERRFGPLVLQSLVPGRRNGFGVSLLYDARGRCRAAFVHRKLREYPASGGVSTCAESVHRPDLVALARRYVEGEPRLPWQGLVNLEFKVHPADGTPRLLEVNPRLWGSVALAVRAGIDFPALLWELSLGRDPPPAFACREGVRLRWTVYGELAHAWQRLRRGEIPWDVLGEESHGDFLWDPADPLPFWTSLAAWGLALGTPEVWAWLRR
- a CDS encoding glycosyltransferase family 2 protein, translated to MPEIMPAWPTAAGSHTPAAEPSPETSVLGLIPCYNVGAACVPVVEGARARLGSVVAVDDGSTDGTSAHLAATGVPVLTHAANRGKGAALLTGFRWALYRGFEKVLTLDGDGQHDPADIPRLLDAAAGADLVIGVREVSRKTAPLRSWVGNALSGRAFAWLSQTGIRDCQSGYRVYGARFLSRVLPRLTPGRYETEMELLLYAARNGFRLAAEPVRTIYSDESRRLSHFEPCADTLRVVGSMARGFGGYGLSREP